A part of Solibacillus sp. FSL H8-0538 genomic DNA contains:
- a CDS encoding C40 family peptidase produces MSLTFTSASFTYCVFKQHRIDLKDKLASKQALAGKAVLISQLQKGEHIFFSTNNGGKTITETGIYLGNNQYISMTSGNVGKKNLSTTLVQQNYVTARRVIKNIYK; encoded by the coding sequence ATTTCACTCACATTTACGAGTGCTAGCTTTACGTACTGTGTCTTTAAACAGCATAGAATTGATTTAAAGGATAAATTAGCAAGTAAACAAGCATTAGCTGGGAAAGCCGTATTAATATCACAACTGCAAAAAGGCGAACATATTTTCTTCTCAACAAATAATGGCGGGAAGACGATTACGGAAACAGGCATTTATCTTGGAAACAATCAATATATTAGTATGACATCAGGCAATGTAGGGAAGAAAAACTTAAGTACCACTTTGGTGCAACAAAACTACGTAACTGCACGCCGCGTTATCAAGAACATATACAAATAA